The following proteins are co-located in the Canis aureus isolate CA01 chromosome X, VMU_Caureus_v.1.0, whole genome shotgun sequence genome:
- the LOC144307657 gene encoding RNA polymerase II elongation factor ELL2-like isoform X3, producing the protein MVIQYRYDYMAAYEGRTLGSLVDQEGEVAIQEAYGLGPTQGPVTGQPMQLTGSAISAMDSFENYETTVLPQASFQFQGLEEFFTISPDDSITDIYDLDFLFSDVGEDNHQDRTPKPVSSYSPSELSCPSSMQEEPMSTPTNPCQMTEEKRTEAEEGLCNKWRRIRKLCVEKRVPVRKTPQITPDPVPERKRTAPINPAYTIRKSRATSSVHLRPCRERVIHLLALKDYRKPELLIRLQKDGVTENDVSSLGDLLQQVASVNPQTSSYTLKDDVFQELQKDWPGYSELERQSLELVLSRRVQGLQSAAGAKGPEASMCPQADAVASQEHLFTAATVHLARRKIRISRLAQAPATQGTLGGRGNDPAPSPRSEAAAAAPAPAPAPAPPAPSPRLAGSQPPGPATPSSSGRACSAAARPAPRNARGHRTLISKIFGSRRGRQVAVKTFPSLSIQLTYPERMQGSQATTQDHQSDGPRGQVSEPRGQGRAGEHWGCSAPAGAQAVPEVPGYLATYVTIVSPEQRQRYEQDFRAEYDDYQALYNKMLSLSSIFIDLDTQRKRFPPESKEYQEINETISLEYQKMKQRNPNYCAEKQKCQDLYDKLVHIKRLVNEYDQKHRGSQH; encoded by the coding sequence ATATGACTATATGGCAGCCTATGAAGGGAGAACACTGGGGAGCCTGGTAGACCAGGAAGGAGAGGTGGCCATACAGGAGGCCTATGGCTTAGGGCCAACGCAGGGCCCTGTCACTGGGCAGCCCATGCAGCTCACCGGATCGGCCATCTCAGCAATGGACTCTTTTGAGAACTATGAGACTACAGTGCTTCCTCAGGCTTCTTTCCAGTTCCAAGGACTCGAAGAGTTTTTCACAATCTCCCCAGATGACTCAATCACAGATATATATGACCTTGACTTTTTGTTCTCAGATGTCGGTGAGGACAACCATCAAGACCGTACCCCAAAACCGGTCTCAAGCTACAGTCCCTCCGAGCTCAGCTGTCCAAGCTCGATGCAAGAGGAACCGATGTCCACACCGACCAACCCTTGCCAGATGACAGAAGAGAAGAGGACCGAGGCAGAGGAGGGACTGTGCAACAAATGGAGAAGAATCAGGAAGCTGTGCGTGGAGAAAAGAGTGCCGGTTCGGAAAACACCGCAGATCACTCCGGATCCAGTGCCCGAGAGGAAGAGAACAGCGCCCATTAACCCTGCATACACCATCCGAAAGTCCCGAGCTACCAGCAGCGTGCACCTGAGACCGTGCAGGGAGAGGGTGATCCACCTGCTGGCCCTGAAGGACTACAGGAAACCCGAACTGCTCATTCGCCTTCAGAAAGACGGCGTCACCGAAAACGACGTCAGCTCGCTTGGAGACCTTCTGCAGCAAGTGGCCAGTGTGAACCCTCAGACTTCTTCATACACCCTCAAAGATGACGTTTTCCAGGAGCTCCAGAAAGACTGGCCTGGCTATAGCGAGCTAGAAAGGCAGTCCCTGGAGCTGGTGCTCTCCCGCAGAGTACAGGGGCTGCAGAGTGCCGCAGGTGCCAAGGGCCCAGAAGCTTCTATGTGTCCCCAAGCCGATGCAGTGGCCTCCCAGGAGCACCTGTTCACCGCGGCCACTGTGCACTTGGCGAGGAGGAAGATCCGAATATCTCGCCTGGCGCAGGCCCCGGCCACGCAGGGAACCCTAGGTGGCCGCGGGAACGACCCCGCTCCGTCGCCGCGTTCCGAagccgccgccgcggcccccgccccggccccggccccggccccaccGGCGCCCTCGCCGCGCCTCGCAGGGTCACAGCCGCCCGGGCCGGCGACACCCAGCAGCAGCGGCAGAGCCTGCAGCGCCGCCGCAAGACCCGCGCCCCGAAACGCGCGCGGCCACCGGACTCTCATATCTAAGATCTTCGGGAGCCGCCGCGGGAGACAGGTCGCCGTGAAGACGTTCCCCTCTCTTTCCATTCAGTTGACCTACCCAGAGCGCATGCAGGGGAGCCAGGCGACGACGCAGGACCACCAGAGTGACGGGCCGCGGGGACAGGTCAGCGAGCCCAGGGGCCAAGGCCGCGCAGGTGAGCACTGGGGCTGCAGCGCTCCCGCGGGGGCCCAGGCGGTGCCCGAGGTCCCCGGGTACCTGGCCACCTATGTCACCATCGTCTCCCCCGAGCAGCGTCAGCGCTACGAGCAGGACTTCCGAGCAGAGTACGATGACTACCAGGCCTTGTACAACAAGATGCTGTCTCTGTCCAGCATCTTTATTGACCTAGATACGCAGAGGAAGCGCTTTCCTCCAGAGTCGAAAGAGTACCAGGAGATCAACGAAACAATCTCGCTAGAATACCAGAAGATGAAGCAGAGGAATCCGAACTATTGCGCAGAAAAACAAAAGTGCCAGGATCTTTATGACAAGCTGGTCCACATCAAAAGATTGGTGAATGAGTATGACCAGAAGCACAGAGGATCACAGCACTAG
- the LOC144307657 gene encoding RNA polymerase II elongation factor ELL2-like isoform X1 yields the protein MQYFSAIKRYDYMAAYEGRTLGSLVDQEGEVAIQEAYGLGPTQGPVTGQPMQLTGSAISAMDSFENYETTVLPQASFQFQGLEEFFTISPDDSITDIYDLDFLFSDVGEDNHQDRTPKPVSSYSPSELSCPSSMQEEPMSTPTNPCQMTEEKRTEAEEGLCNKWRRIRKLCVEKRVPVRKTPQITPDPVPERKRTAPINPAYTIRKSRATSSVHLRPCRERVIHLLALKDYRKPELLIRLQKDGVTENDVSSLGDLLQQVASVNPQTSSYTLKDDVFQELQKDWPGYSELERQSLELVLSRRVQGLQSAAGAKGPEASMCPQADAVASQEHLFTAATVHLARRKIRISRLAQAPATQGTLGGRGNDPAPSPRSEAAAAAPAPAPAPAPPAPSPRLAGSQPPGPATPSSSGRACSAAARPAPRNARGHRTLISKIFGSRRGRQVAVKTFPSLSIQLTYPERMQGSQATTQDHQSDGPRGQVSEPRGQGRAGEHWGCSAPAGAQAVPEVPGYLATYVTIVSPEQRQRYEQDFRAEYDDYQALYNKMLSLSSIFIDLDTQRKRFPPESKEYQEINETISLEYQKMKQRNPNYCAEKQKCQDLYDKLVHIKRLVNEYDQKHRGSQH from the coding sequence ATATGACTATATGGCAGCCTATGAAGGGAGAACACTGGGGAGCCTGGTAGACCAGGAAGGAGAGGTGGCCATACAGGAGGCCTATGGCTTAGGGCCAACGCAGGGCCCTGTCACTGGGCAGCCCATGCAGCTCACCGGATCGGCCATCTCAGCAATGGACTCTTTTGAGAACTATGAGACTACAGTGCTTCCTCAGGCTTCTTTCCAGTTCCAAGGACTCGAAGAGTTTTTCACAATCTCCCCAGATGACTCAATCACAGATATATATGACCTTGACTTTTTGTTCTCAGATGTCGGTGAGGACAACCATCAAGACCGTACCCCAAAACCGGTCTCAAGCTACAGTCCCTCCGAGCTCAGCTGTCCAAGCTCGATGCAAGAGGAACCGATGTCCACACCGACCAACCCTTGCCAGATGACAGAAGAGAAGAGGACCGAGGCAGAGGAGGGACTGTGCAACAAATGGAGAAGAATCAGGAAGCTGTGCGTGGAGAAAAGAGTGCCGGTTCGGAAAACACCGCAGATCACTCCGGATCCAGTGCCCGAGAGGAAGAGAACAGCGCCCATTAACCCTGCATACACCATCCGAAAGTCCCGAGCTACCAGCAGCGTGCACCTGAGACCGTGCAGGGAGAGGGTGATCCACCTGCTGGCCCTGAAGGACTACAGGAAACCCGAACTGCTCATTCGCCTTCAGAAAGACGGCGTCACCGAAAACGACGTCAGCTCGCTTGGAGACCTTCTGCAGCAAGTGGCCAGTGTGAACCCTCAGACTTCTTCATACACCCTCAAAGATGACGTTTTCCAGGAGCTCCAGAAAGACTGGCCTGGCTATAGCGAGCTAGAAAGGCAGTCCCTGGAGCTGGTGCTCTCCCGCAGAGTACAGGGGCTGCAGAGTGCCGCAGGTGCCAAGGGCCCAGAAGCTTCTATGTGTCCCCAAGCCGATGCAGTGGCCTCCCAGGAGCACCTGTTCACCGCGGCCACTGTGCACTTGGCGAGGAGGAAGATCCGAATATCTCGCCTGGCGCAGGCCCCGGCCACGCAGGGAACCCTAGGTGGCCGCGGGAACGACCCCGCTCCGTCGCCGCGTTCCGAagccgccgccgcggcccccgccccggccccggccccggccccaccGGCGCCCTCGCCGCGCCTCGCAGGGTCACAGCCGCCCGGGCCGGCGACACCCAGCAGCAGCGGCAGAGCCTGCAGCGCCGCCGCAAGACCCGCGCCCCGAAACGCGCGCGGCCACCGGACTCTCATATCTAAGATCTTCGGGAGCCGCCGCGGGAGACAGGTCGCCGTGAAGACGTTCCCCTCTCTTTCCATTCAGTTGACCTACCCAGAGCGCATGCAGGGGAGCCAGGCGACGACGCAGGACCACCAGAGTGACGGGCCGCGGGGACAGGTCAGCGAGCCCAGGGGCCAAGGCCGCGCAGGTGAGCACTGGGGCTGCAGCGCTCCCGCGGGGGCCCAGGCGGTGCCCGAGGTCCCCGGGTACCTGGCCACCTATGTCACCATCGTCTCCCCCGAGCAGCGTCAGCGCTACGAGCAGGACTTCCGAGCAGAGTACGATGACTACCAGGCCTTGTACAACAAGATGCTGTCTCTGTCCAGCATCTTTATTGACCTAGATACGCAGAGGAAGCGCTTTCCTCCAGAGTCGAAAGAGTACCAGGAGATCAACGAAACAATCTCGCTAGAATACCAGAAGATGAAGCAGAGGAATCCGAACTATTGCGCAGAAAAACAAAAGTGCCAGGATCTTTATGACAAGCTGGTCCACATCAAAAGATTGGTGAATGAGTATGACCAGAAGCACAGAGGATCACAGCACTAG
- the LOC144307657 gene encoding RNA polymerase II elongation factor ELL2-like isoform X2 has protein sequence MTSVLLRYDYMAAYEGRTLGSLVDQEGEVAIQEAYGLGPTQGPVTGQPMQLTGSAISAMDSFENYETTVLPQASFQFQGLEEFFTISPDDSITDIYDLDFLFSDVGEDNHQDRTPKPVSSYSPSELSCPSSMQEEPMSTPTNPCQMTEEKRTEAEEGLCNKWRRIRKLCVEKRVPVRKTPQITPDPVPERKRTAPINPAYTIRKSRATSSVHLRPCRERVIHLLALKDYRKPELLIRLQKDGVTENDVSSLGDLLQQVASVNPQTSSYTLKDDVFQELQKDWPGYSELERQSLELVLSRRVQGLQSAAGAKGPEASMCPQADAVASQEHLFTAATVHLARRKIRISRLAQAPATQGTLGGRGNDPAPSPRSEAAAAAPAPAPAPAPPAPSPRLAGSQPPGPATPSSSGRACSAAARPAPRNARGHRTLISKIFGSRRGRQVAVKTFPSLSIQLTYPERMQGSQATTQDHQSDGPRGQVSEPRGQGRAGEHWGCSAPAGAQAVPEVPGYLATYVTIVSPEQRQRYEQDFRAEYDDYQALYNKMLSLSSIFIDLDTQRKRFPPESKEYQEINETISLEYQKMKQRNPNYCAEKQKCQDLYDKLVHIKRLVNEYDQKHRGSQH, from the coding sequence ATATGACTATATGGCAGCCTATGAAGGGAGAACACTGGGGAGCCTGGTAGACCAGGAAGGAGAGGTGGCCATACAGGAGGCCTATGGCTTAGGGCCAACGCAGGGCCCTGTCACTGGGCAGCCCATGCAGCTCACCGGATCGGCCATCTCAGCAATGGACTCTTTTGAGAACTATGAGACTACAGTGCTTCCTCAGGCTTCTTTCCAGTTCCAAGGACTCGAAGAGTTTTTCACAATCTCCCCAGATGACTCAATCACAGATATATATGACCTTGACTTTTTGTTCTCAGATGTCGGTGAGGACAACCATCAAGACCGTACCCCAAAACCGGTCTCAAGCTACAGTCCCTCCGAGCTCAGCTGTCCAAGCTCGATGCAAGAGGAACCGATGTCCACACCGACCAACCCTTGCCAGATGACAGAAGAGAAGAGGACCGAGGCAGAGGAGGGACTGTGCAACAAATGGAGAAGAATCAGGAAGCTGTGCGTGGAGAAAAGAGTGCCGGTTCGGAAAACACCGCAGATCACTCCGGATCCAGTGCCCGAGAGGAAGAGAACAGCGCCCATTAACCCTGCATACACCATCCGAAAGTCCCGAGCTACCAGCAGCGTGCACCTGAGACCGTGCAGGGAGAGGGTGATCCACCTGCTGGCCCTGAAGGACTACAGGAAACCCGAACTGCTCATTCGCCTTCAGAAAGACGGCGTCACCGAAAACGACGTCAGCTCGCTTGGAGACCTTCTGCAGCAAGTGGCCAGTGTGAACCCTCAGACTTCTTCATACACCCTCAAAGATGACGTTTTCCAGGAGCTCCAGAAAGACTGGCCTGGCTATAGCGAGCTAGAAAGGCAGTCCCTGGAGCTGGTGCTCTCCCGCAGAGTACAGGGGCTGCAGAGTGCCGCAGGTGCCAAGGGCCCAGAAGCTTCTATGTGTCCCCAAGCCGATGCAGTGGCCTCCCAGGAGCACCTGTTCACCGCGGCCACTGTGCACTTGGCGAGGAGGAAGATCCGAATATCTCGCCTGGCGCAGGCCCCGGCCACGCAGGGAACCCTAGGTGGCCGCGGGAACGACCCCGCTCCGTCGCCGCGTTCCGAagccgccgccgcggcccccgccccggccccggccccggccccaccGGCGCCCTCGCCGCGCCTCGCAGGGTCACAGCCGCCCGGGCCGGCGACACCCAGCAGCAGCGGCAGAGCCTGCAGCGCCGCCGCAAGACCCGCGCCCCGAAACGCGCGCGGCCACCGGACTCTCATATCTAAGATCTTCGGGAGCCGCCGCGGGAGACAGGTCGCCGTGAAGACGTTCCCCTCTCTTTCCATTCAGTTGACCTACCCAGAGCGCATGCAGGGGAGCCAGGCGACGACGCAGGACCACCAGAGTGACGGGCCGCGGGGACAGGTCAGCGAGCCCAGGGGCCAAGGCCGCGCAGGTGAGCACTGGGGCTGCAGCGCTCCCGCGGGGGCCCAGGCGGTGCCCGAGGTCCCCGGGTACCTGGCCACCTATGTCACCATCGTCTCCCCCGAGCAGCGTCAGCGCTACGAGCAGGACTTCCGAGCAGAGTACGATGACTACCAGGCCTTGTACAACAAGATGCTGTCTCTGTCCAGCATCTTTATTGACCTAGATACGCAGAGGAAGCGCTTTCCTCCAGAGTCGAAAGAGTACCAGGAGATCAACGAAACAATCTCGCTAGAATACCAGAAGATGAAGCAGAGGAATCCGAACTATTGCGCAGAAAAACAAAAGTGCCAGGATCTTTATGACAAGCTGGTCCACATCAAAAGATTGGTGAATGAGTATGACCAGAAGCACAGAGGATCACAGCACTAG
- the LOC144307657 gene encoding RNA polymerase II elongation factor ELL2-like isoform X5 has protein sequence MAAYEGRTLGSLVDQEGEVAIQEAYGLGPTQGPVTGQPMQLTGSAISAMDSFENYETTVLPQASFQFQGLEEFFTISPDDSITDIYDLDFLFSDVGEDNHQDRTPKPVSSYSPSELSCPSSMQEEPMSTPTNPCQMTEEKRTEAEEGLCNKWRRIRKLCVEKRVPVRKTPQITPDPVPERKRTAPINPAYTIRKSRATSSVHLRPCRERVIHLLALKDYRKPELLIRLQKDGVTENDVSSLGDLLQQVASVNPQTSSYTLKDDVFQELQKDWPGYSELERQSLELVLSRRVQGLQSAAGAKGPEASMCPQADAVASQEHLFTAATVHLARRKIRISRLAQAPATQGTLGGRGNDPAPSPRSEAAAAAPAPAPAPAPPAPSPRLAGSQPPGPATPSSSGRACSAAARPAPRNARGHRTLISKIFGSRRGRQVAVKTFPSLSIQLTYPERMQGSQATTQDHQSDGPRGQVSEPRGQGRAGEHWGCSAPAGAQAVPEVPGYLATYVTIVSPEQRQRYEQDFRAEYDDYQALYNKMLSLSSIFIDLDTQRKRFPPESKEYQEINETISLEYQKMKQRNPNYCAEKQKCQDLYDKLVHIKRLVNEYDQKHRGSQH, from the coding sequence ATGGCAGCCTATGAAGGGAGAACACTGGGGAGCCTGGTAGACCAGGAAGGAGAGGTGGCCATACAGGAGGCCTATGGCTTAGGGCCAACGCAGGGCCCTGTCACTGGGCAGCCCATGCAGCTCACCGGATCGGCCATCTCAGCAATGGACTCTTTTGAGAACTATGAGACTACAGTGCTTCCTCAGGCTTCTTTCCAGTTCCAAGGACTCGAAGAGTTTTTCACAATCTCCCCAGATGACTCAATCACAGATATATATGACCTTGACTTTTTGTTCTCAGATGTCGGTGAGGACAACCATCAAGACCGTACCCCAAAACCGGTCTCAAGCTACAGTCCCTCCGAGCTCAGCTGTCCAAGCTCGATGCAAGAGGAACCGATGTCCACACCGACCAACCCTTGCCAGATGACAGAAGAGAAGAGGACCGAGGCAGAGGAGGGACTGTGCAACAAATGGAGAAGAATCAGGAAGCTGTGCGTGGAGAAAAGAGTGCCGGTTCGGAAAACACCGCAGATCACTCCGGATCCAGTGCCCGAGAGGAAGAGAACAGCGCCCATTAACCCTGCATACACCATCCGAAAGTCCCGAGCTACCAGCAGCGTGCACCTGAGACCGTGCAGGGAGAGGGTGATCCACCTGCTGGCCCTGAAGGACTACAGGAAACCCGAACTGCTCATTCGCCTTCAGAAAGACGGCGTCACCGAAAACGACGTCAGCTCGCTTGGAGACCTTCTGCAGCAAGTGGCCAGTGTGAACCCTCAGACTTCTTCATACACCCTCAAAGATGACGTTTTCCAGGAGCTCCAGAAAGACTGGCCTGGCTATAGCGAGCTAGAAAGGCAGTCCCTGGAGCTGGTGCTCTCCCGCAGAGTACAGGGGCTGCAGAGTGCCGCAGGTGCCAAGGGCCCAGAAGCTTCTATGTGTCCCCAAGCCGATGCAGTGGCCTCCCAGGAGCACCTGTTCACCGCGGCCACTGTGCACTTGGCGAGGAGGAAGATCCGAATATCTCGCCTGGCGCAGGCCCCGGCCACGCAGGGAACCCTAGGTGGCCGCGGGAACGACCCCGCTCCGTCGCCGCGTTCCGAagccgccgccgcggcccccgccccggccccggccccggccccaccGGCGCCCTCGCCGCGCCTCGCAGGGTCACAGCCGCCCGGGCCGGCGACACCCAGCAGCAGCGGCAGAGCCTGCAGCGCCGCCGCAAGACCCGCGCCCCGAAACGCGCGCGGCCACCGGACTCTCATATCTAAGATCTTCGGGAGCCGCCGCGGGAGACAGGTCGCCGTGAAGACGTTCCCCTCTCTTTCCATTCAGTTGACCTACCCAGAGCGCATGCAGGGGAGCCAGGCGACGACGCAGGACCACCAGAGTGACGGGCCGCGGGGACAGGTCAGCGAGCCCAGGGGCCAAGGCCGCGCAGGTGAGCACTGGGGCTGCAGCGCTCCCGCGGGGGCCCAGGCGGTGCCCGAGGTCCCCGGGTACCTGGCCACCTATGTCACCATCGTCTCCCCCGAGCAGCGTCAGCGCTACGAGCAGGACTTCCGAGCAGAGTACGATGACTACCAGGCCTTGTACAACAAGATGCTGTCTCTGTCCAGCATCTTTATTGACCTAGATACGCAGAGGAAGCGCTTTCCTCCAGAGTCGAAAGAGTACCAGGAGATCAACGAAACAATCTCGCTAGAATACCAGAAGATGAAGCAGAGGAATCCGAACTATTGCGCAGAAAAACAAAAGTGCCAGGATCTTTATGACAAGCTGGTCCACATCAAAAGATTGGTGAATGAGTATGACCAGAAGCACAGAGGATCACAGCACTAG
- the LOC144307657 gene encoding RNA polymerase II elongation factor ELL2-like isoform X4, with translation MDRYDYMAAYEGRTLGSLVDQEGEVAIQEAYGLGPTQGPVTGQPMQLTGSAISAMDSFENYETTVLPQASFQFQGLEEFFTISPDDSITDIYDLDFLFSDVGEDNHQDRTPKPVSSYSPSELSCPSSMQEEPMSTPTNPCQMTEEKRTEAEEGLCNKWRRIRKLCVEKRVPVRKTPQITPDPVPERKRTAPINPAYTIRKSRATSSVHLRPCRERVIHLLALKDYRKPELLIRLQKDGVTENDVSSLGDLLQQVASVNPQTSSYTLKDDVFQELQKDWPGYSELERQSLELVLSRRVQGLQSAAGAKGPEASMCPQADAVASQEHLFTAATVHLARRKIRISRLAQAPATQGTLGGRGNDPAPSPRSEAAAAAPAPAPAPAPPAPSPRLAGSQPPGPATPSSSGRACSAAARPAPRNARGHRTLISKIFGSRRGRQVAVKTFPSLSIQLTYPERMQGSQATTQDHQSDGPRGQVSEPRGQGRAGEHWGCSAPAGAQAVPEVPGYLATYVTIVSPEQRQRYEQDFRAEYDDYQALYNKMLSLSSIFIDLDTQRKRFPPESKEYQEINETISLEYQKMKQRNPNYCAEKQKCQDLYDKLVHIKRLVNEYDQKHRGSQH, from the coding sequence ATATGACTATATGGCAGCCTATGAAGGGAGAACACTGGGGAGCCTGGTAGACCAGGAAGGAGAGGTGGCCATACAGGAGGCCTATGGCTTAGGGCCAACGCAGGGCCCTGTCACTGGGCAGCCCATGCAGCTCACCGGATCGGCCATCTCAGCAATGGACTCTTTTGAGAACTATGAGACTACAGTGCTTCCTCAGGCTTCTTTCCAGTTCCAAGGACTCGAAGAGTTTTTCACAATCTCCCCAGATGACTCAATCACAGATATATATGACCTTGACTTTTTGTTCTCAGATGTCGGTGAGGACAACCATCAAGACCGTACCCCAAAACCGGTCTCAAGCTACAGTCCCTCCGAGCTCAGCTGTCCAAGCTCGATGCAAGAGGAACCGATGTCCACACCGACCAACCCTTGCCAGATGACAGAAGAGAAGAGGACCGAGGCAGAGGAGGGACTGTGCAACAAATGGAGAAGAATCAGGAAGCTGTGCGTGGAGAAAAGAGTGCCGGTTCGGAAAACACCGCAGATCACTCCGGATCCAGTGCCCGAGAGGAAGAGAACAGCGCCCATTAACCCTGCATACACCATCCGAAAGTCCCGAGCTACCAGCAGCGTGCACCTGAGACCGTGCAGGGAGAGGGTGATCCACCTGCTGGCCCTGAAGGACTACAGGAAACCCGAACTGCTCATTCGCCTTCAGAAAGACGGCGTCACCGAAAACGACGTCAGCTCGCTTGGAGACCTTCTGCAGCAAGTGGCCAGTGTGAACCCTCAGACTTCTTCATACACCCTCAAAGATGACGTTTTCCAGGAGCTCCAGAAAGACTGGCCTGGCTATAGCGAGCTAGAAAGGCAGTCCCTGGAGCTGGTGCTCTCCCGCAGAGTACAGGGGCTGCAGAGTGCCGCAGGTGCCAAGGGCCCAGAAGCTTCTATGTGTCCCCAAGCCGATGCAGTGGCCTCCCAGGAGCACCTGTTCACCGCGGCCACTGTGCACTTGGCGAGGAGGAAGATCCGAATATCTCGCCTGGCGCAGGCCCCGGCCACGCAGGGAACCCTAGGTGGCCGCGGGAACGACCCCGCTCCGTCGCCGCGTTCCGAagccgccgccgcggcccccgccccggccccggccccggccccaccGGCGCCCTCGCCGCGCCTCGCAGGGTCACAGCCGCCCGGGCCGGCGACACCCAGCAGCAGCGGCAGAGCCTGCAGCGCCGCCGCAAGACCCGCGCCCCGAAACGCGCGCGGCCACCGGACTCTCATATCTAAGATCTTCGGGAGCCGCCGCGGGAGACAGGTCGCCGTGAAGACGTTCCCCTCTCTTTCCATTCAGTTGACCTACCCAGAGCGCATGCAGGGGAGCCAGGCGACGACGCAGGACCACCAGAGTGACGGGCCGCGGGGACAGGTCAGCGAGCCCAGGGGCCAAGGCCGCGCAGGTGAGCACTGGGGCTGCAGCGCTCCCGCGGGGGCCCAGGCGGTGCCCGAGGTCCCCGGGTACCTGGCCACCTATGTCACCATCGTCTCCCCCGAGCAGCGTCAGCGCTACGAGCAGGACTTCCGAGCAGAGTACGATGACTACCAGGCCTTGTACAACAAGATGCTGTCTCTGTCCAGCATCTTTATTGACCTAGATACGCAGAGGAAGCGCTTTCCTCCAGAGTCGAAAGAGTACCAGGAGATCAACGAAACAATCTCGCTAGAATACCAGAAGATGAAGCAGAGGAATCCGAACTATTGCGCAGAAAAACAAAAGTGCCAGGATCTTTATGACAAGCTGGTCCACATCAAAAGATTGGTGAATGAGTATGACCAGAAGCACAGAGGATCACAGCACTAG